A genomic stretch from Hemibagrus wyckioides isolate EC202008001 linkage group LG18, SWU_Hwy_1.0, whole genome shotgun sequence includes:
- the rnf180b gene encoding E3 ubiquitin-protein ligase RNF180 isoform X1, which translates to MMCYKRFVGKPVVKKIQHQASGPVGIREESLILRCKKCRRCVVDSSCLLSTSAEAGCTVWHVDVDALPDWILSVINQVHWTTGKLNCQHCGARLGGFNLLNCSRCPCGHDTNVHFIKSRVDQVVKHLVYLSRPGTARVHTGFQVKPRDLEGPEDRTLGGDPHQVTTNGLNPEPELLSRQIQAPHFDGEPSVISPHSPHLSLPLIRPVNEEVKEAAAHDPDRNARLTPTELSDYLENQDVPVDSFSAPTQNTVTGEPDLSDSVTEEPQDRPCSTPVQMLTKRERNRLKSLRRKQRKKERWIQRQLEEKQSVSWNQSSSDEEEKEGCMCAVCLDVYYKPYMCQPCSHVFCEPCLRTLAKSRASSTPCPLCRTLISHVIFQEELHQHTRSHFPKEYCMRNETFQKTNYSKWPLPSCPKHFHILWGLQRHRASAGQWQFPLRTLGLNILELGDMRGWTFQSDMVTFIFSFHWVLSTFIVLCGLFYILLW; encoded by the exons ATGATGTGTTACAAACGGTTTGTCGGAAAGCCAGTTGTGAAAaag ATACAGCACCAAGCATCAGGCCCTGTTGGAATCCGAGAGGAAAGCTTGATCCTTCGCTGTAAAAAGTGCCGGAGATGTGTTGTAGACTCTTCGTGCCTGCTTTCA ACCTCAGCAGAGGCTGGATGCACAGTGTGGCATGTGGATGTTGATGCATTACCTGATTGGATCTTGTCCGTTATTAATCAG GTTCACTGGACGACAGGGAAACTGAACTGCCAGCACTGTGGAGCACGCCTTGGTGGTTTCAACTTACTAAATTGTTCACGCTGTCCCTGTGGACACGACACAAACGTGCACTTCATCAAAAGCCGTGTTGATCAGGTTGTAAAGCATCTGGTTTACTTAAGCAGACCAGGCACAGCTAGAGTACACACAGGGTTTCAGGTTAAACCCAGAGATTTAGAAGGACCAGAGGACAGAACCCTGGGCGGTGATCCACATCAAGTCACTACTAATGGACTGAACCCAGAGCCTGAACTCCTGAGCAGACAAATACAAGCACCTCATTTTGACGGTGAGCCGTCTGTCATCTCTCCACACAGTCCTCACCTTTCTTTGCCTCTCATTCGTCCTGTAAACGAGGAAGTGAAAGAGGCAGCGGCTCATGATCCTGACCGAAACGCAAGACTGACACCGACAGAGCTGTCAGATTATCTGGAGAACCAGGACGTTCCTGTTGATTCCTTTTCAGCACCTACTCAGAACACGGTCACGGGAGAACCAGACCTCAGCGATAGTGTTACAGAGGAACCACAGGACCGTCCCTGCTCAACGCCTGTGCAGATGTTGACCAAAAGGGAGAGGAATCGCTTGAAGAGCTTGaggagaaaacagagaaagaaagaacgctGGATTCAGAGACAGCTTGAAGAGAAG cagagtGTGAGCTGGAATCAGTCTAGCAGtgatgaagaggagaaggagggatgcatgtgtgctgtgtgtctggaTGTGTACTACAAGCCCTACATGTGTCAGCCCTGCAGCCATGTGTTCTGTGAGCCCTGTTTGAGGACGCTGGCGAAGAGCAGGGCCAGCAGCACACCATGTCCTCTCTGCAGAACTCTGATATCACACGTGATCTTCCAGGAAG AGCTTCACCAACACACCAGAAGCCACTTCCCCAAAGAATACTGTATGAGAAATGAGACTTTCCAGAAGACCAACTATTCCAAATGGCCCCTGCCCAGCTGTCCCAagcattttcacattttatggG GACTGCAGAGACACAGAGCCTCGGCTGGTCAGTGGCAGTTCCCACTCAGAACGCTGGGACTAAACATTCTGGAGCTGGGAGACATGAGGGGCTGGACTTTTCAGTCTGATATGGTCACCTTCATCTTCTCTTTCCACTGGGTGCTTTCCACTTTTATTGTCTTGTGTGGCCTTTTCTACATCCTCCTATGGTGA
- the rnf180b gene encoding E3 ubiquitin-protein ligase RNF180 isoform X5 has product MASFDAIQHQASGPVGIREESLILRCKKCRRCVVDSSCLLSVHWTTGKLNCQHCGARLGGFNLLNCSRCPCGHDTNVHFIKSRVDQVVKHLVYLSRPGTARVHTGFQVKPRDLEGPEDRTLGGDPHQVTTNGLNPEPELLSRQIQAPHFDGEPSVISPHSPHLSLPLIRPVNEEVKEAAAHDPDRNARLTPTELSDYLENQDVPVDSFSAPTQNTVTGEPDLSDSVTEEPQDRPCSTPVQMLTKRERNRLKSLRRKQRKKERWIQRQLEEKQSVSWNQSSSDEEEKEGCMCAVCLDVYYKPYMCQPCSHVFCEPCLRTLAKSRASSTPCPLCRTLISHVIFQEELHQHTRSHFPKEYCMRNETFQKTNYSKWPLPSCPKHFHILWGLQRHRASAGQWQFPLRTLGLNILELGDMRGWTFQSDMVTFIFSFHWVLSTFIVLCGLFYILLW; this is encoded by the exons ATGGCTTCCTTCGATGCG ATACAGCACCAAGCATCAGGCCCTGTTGGAATCCGAGAGGAAAGCTTGATCCTTCGCTGTAAAAAGTGCCGGAGATGTGTTGTAGACTCTTCGTGCCTGCTTTCA GTTCACTGGACGACAGGGAAACTGAACTGCCAGCACTGTGGAGCACGCCTTGGTGGTTTCAACTTACTAAATTGTTCACGCTGTCCCTGTGGACACGACACAAACGTGCACTTCATCAAAAGCCGTGTTGATCAGGTTGTAAAGCATCTGGTTTACTTAAGCAGACCAGGCACAGCTAGAGTACACACAGGGTTTCAGGTTAAACCCAGAGATTTAGAAGGACCAGAGGACAGAACCCTGGGCGGTGATCCACATCAAGTCACTACTAATGGACTGAACCCAGAGCCTGAACTCCTGAGCAGACAAATACAAGCACCTCATTTTGACGGTGAGCCGTCTGTCATCTCTCCACACAGTCCTCACCTTTCTTTGCCTCTCATTCGTCCTGTAAACGAGGAAGTGAAAGAGGCAGCGGCTCATGATCCTGACCGAAACGCAAGACTGACACCGACAGAGCTGTCAGATTATCTGGAGAACCAGGACGTTCCTGTTGATTCCTTTTCAGCACCTACTCAGAACACGGTCACGGGAGAACCAGACCTCAGCGATAGTGTTACAGAGGAACCACAGGACCGTCCCTGCTCAACGCCTGTGCAGATGTTGACCAAAAGGGAGAGGAATCGCTTGAAGAGCTTGaggagaaaacagagaaagaaagaacgctGGATTCAGAGACAGCTTGAAGAGAAG cagagtGTGAGCTGGAATCAGTCTAGCAGtgatgaagaggagaaggagggatgcatgtgtgctgtgtgtctggaTGTGTACTACAAGCCCTACATGTGTCAGCCCTGCAGCCATGTGTTCTGTGAGCCCTGTTTGAGGACGCTGGCGAAGAGCAGGGCCAGCAGCACACCATGTCCTCTCTGCAGAACTCTGATATCACACGTGATCTTCCAGGAAG AGCTTCACCAACACACCAGAAGCCACTTCCCCAAAGAATACTGTATGAGAAATGAGACTTTCCAGAAGACCAACTATTCCAAATGGCCCCTGCCCAGCTGTCCCAagcattttcacattttatggG GACTGCAGAGACACAGAGCCTCGGCTGGTCAGTGGCAGTTCCCACTCAGAACGCTGGGACTAAACATTCTGGAGCTGGGAGACATGAGGGGCTGGACTTTTCAGTCTGATATGGTCACCTTCATCTTCTCTTTCCACTGGGTGCTTTCCACTTTTATTGTCTTGTGTGGCCTTTTCTACATCCTCCTATGGTGA
- the rnf180b gene encoding E3 ubiquitin-protein ligase RNF180 isoform X3, translating into MASFDAIQHQASGPVGIREESLILRCKKCRRCVVDSSCLLSTSAEAGCTVWHVDVDALPDWILSVINQVHWTTGKLNCQHCGARLGGFNLLNCSRCPCGHDTNVHFIKSRVDQVVKHLVYLSRPGTARVHTGFQVKPRDLEGPEDRTLGGDPHQVTTNGLNPEPELLSRQIQAPHFDGEPSVISPHSPHLSLPLIRPVNEEVKEAAAHDPDRNARLTPTELSDYLENQDVPVDSFSAPTQNTVTGEPDLSDSVTEEPQDRPCSTPVQMLTKRERNRLKSLRRKQRKKERWIQRQLEEKQSVSWNQSSSDEEEKEGCMCAVCLDVYYKPYMCQPCSHVFCEPCLRTLAKSRASSTPCPLCRTLISHVIFQEELHQHTRSHFPKEYCMRNETFQKTNYSKWPLPSCPKHFHILWGLQRHRASAGQWQFPLRTLGLNILELGDMRGWTFQSDMVTFIFSFHWVLSTFIVLCGLFYILLW; encoded by the exons ATGGCTTCCTTCGATGCG ATACAGCACCAAGCATCAGGCCCTGTTGGAATCCGAGAGGAAAGCTTGATCCTTCGCTGTAAAAAGTGCCGGAGATGTGTTGTAGACTCTTCGTGCCTGCTTTCA ACCTCAGCAGAGGCTGGATGCACAGTGTGGCATGTGGATGTTGATGCATTACCTGATTGGATCTTGTCCGTTATTAATCAG GTTCACTGGACGACAGGGAAACTGAACTGCCAGCACTGTGGAGCACGCCTTGGTGGTTTCAACTTACTAAATTGTTCACGCTGTCCCTGTGGACACGACACAAACGTGCACTTCATCAAAAGCCGTGTTGATCAGGTTGTAAAGCATCTGGTTTACTTAAGCAGACCAGGCACAGCTAGAGTACACACAGGGTTTCAGGTTAAACCCAGAGATTTAGAAGGACCAGAGGACAGAACCCTGGGCGGTGATCCACATCAAGTCACTACTAATGGACTGAACCCAGAGCCTGAACTCCTGAGCAGACAAATACAAGCACCTCATTTTGACGGTGAGCCGTCTGTCATCTCTCCACACAGTCCTCACCTTTCTTTGCCTCTCATTCGTCCTGTAAACGAGGAAGTGAAAGAGGCAGCGGCTCATGATCCTGACCGAAACGCAAGACTGACACCGACAGAGCTGTCAGATTATCTGGAGAACCAGGACGTTCCTGTTGATTCCTTTTCAGCACCTACTCAGAACACGGTCACGGGAGAACCAGACCTCAGCGATAGTGTTACAGAGGAACCACAGGACCGTCCCTGCTCAACGCCTGTGCAGATGTTGACCAAAAGGGAGAGGAATCGCTTGAAGAGCTTGaggagaaaacagagaaagaaagaacgctGGATTCAGAGACAGCTTGAAGAGAAG cagagtGTGAGCTGGAATCAGTCTAGCAGtgatgaagaggagaaggagggatgcatgtgtgctgtgtgtctggaTGTGTACTACAAGCCCTACATGTGTCAGCCCTGCAGCCATGTGTTCTGTGAGCCCTGTTTGAGGACGCTGGCGAAGAGCAGGGCCAGCAGCACACCATGTCCTCTCTGCAGAACTCTGATATCACACGTGATCTTCCAGGAAG AGCTTCACCAACACACCAGAAGCCACTTCCCCAAAGAATACTGTATGAGAAATGAGACTTTCCAGAAGACCAACTATTCCAAATGGCCCCTGCCCAGCTGTCCCAagcattttcacattttatggG GACTGCAGAGACACAGAGCCTCGGCTGGTCAGTGGCAGTTCCCACTCAGAACGCTGGGACTAAACATTCTGGAGCTGGGAGACATGAGGGGCTGGACTTTTCAGTCTGATATGGTCACCTTCATCTTCTCTTTCCACTGGGTGCTTTCCACTTTTATTGTCTTGTGTGGCCTTTTCTACATCCTCCTATGGTGA
- the rnf180b gene encoding E3 ubiquitin-protein ligase RNF180 isoform X4: MMCYKRFVGKPVVKKIQHQASGPVGIREESLILRCKKCRRCVVDSSCLLSVHWTTGKLNCQHCGARLGGFNLLNCSRCPCGHDTNVHFIKSRVDQVVKHLVYLSRPGTARVHTGFQVKPRDLEGPEDRTLGGDPHQVTTNGLNPEPELLSRQIQAPHFDGEPSVISPHSPHLSLPLIRPVNEEVKEAAAHDPDRNARLTPTELSDYLENQDVPVDSFSAPTQNTVTGEPDLSDSVTEEPQDRPCSTPVQMLTKRERNRLKSLRRKQRKKERWIQRQLEEKQSVSWNQSSSDEEEKEGCMCAVCLDVYYKPYMCQPCSHVFCEPCLRTLAKSRASSTPCPLCRTLISHVIFQEELHQHTRSHFPKEYCMRNETFQKTNYSKWPLPSCPKHFHILWGLQRHRASAGQWQFPLRTLGLNILELGDMRGWTFQSDMVTFIFSFHWVLSTFIVLCGLFYILLW, encoded by the exons ATGATGTGTTACAAACGGTTTGTCGGAAAGCCAGTTGTGAAAaag ATACAGCACCAAGCATCAGGCCCTGTTGGAATCCGAGAGGAAAGCTTGATCCTTCGCTGTAAAAAGTGCCGGAGATGTGTTGTAGACTCTTCGTGCCTGCTTTCA GTTCACTGGACGACAGGGAAACTGAACTGCCAGCACTGTGGAGCACGCCTTGGTGGTTTCAACTTACTAAATTGTTCACGCTGTCCCTGTGGACACGACACAAACGTGCACTTCATCAAAAGCCGTGTTGATCAGGTTGTAAAGCATCTGGTTTACTTAAGCAGACCAGGCACAGCTAGAGTACACACAGGGTTTCAGGTTAAACCCAGAGATTTAGAAGGACCAGAGGACAGAACCCTGGGCGGTGATCCACATCAAGTCACTACTAATGGACTGAACCCAGAGCCTGAACTCCTGAGCAGACAAATACAAGCACCTCATTTTGACGGTGAGCCGTCTGTCATCTCTCCACACAGTCCTCACCTTTCTTTGCCTCTCATTCGTCCTGTAAACGAGGAAGTGAAAGAGGCAGCGGCTCATGATCCTGACCGAAACGCAAGACTGACACCGACAGAGCTGTCAGATTATCTGGAGAACCAGGACGTTCCTGTTGATTCCTTTTCAGCACCTACTCAGAACACGGTCACGGGAGAACCAGACCTCAGCGATAGTGTTACAGAGGAACCACAGGACCGTCCCTGCTCAACGCCTGTGCAGATGTTGACCAAAAGGGAGAGGAATCGCTTGAAGAGCTTGaggagaaaacagagaaagaaagaacgctGGATTCAGAGACAGCTTGAAGAGAAG cagagtGTGAGCTGGAATCAGTCTAGCAGtgatgaagaggagaaggagggatgcatgtgtgctgtgtgtctggaTGTGTACTACAAGCCCTACATGTGTCAGCCCTGCAGCCATGTGTTCTGTGAGCCCTGTTTGAGGACGCTGGCGAAGAGCAGGGCCAGCAGCACACCATGTCCTCTCTGCAGAACTCTGATATCACACGTGATCTTCCAGGAAG AGCTTCACCAACACACCAGAAGCCACTTCCCCAAAGAATACTGTATGAGAAATGAGACTTTCCAGAAGACCAACTATTCCAAATGGCCCCTGCCCAGCTGTCCCAagcattttcacattttatggG GACTGCAGAGACACAGAGCCTCGGCTGGTCAGTGGCAGTTCCCACTCAGAACGCTGGGACTAAACATTCTGGAGCTGGGAGACATGAGGGGCTGGACTTTTCAGTCTGATATGGTCACCTTCATCTTCTCTTTCCACTGGGTGCTTTCCACTTTTATTGTCTTGTGTGGCCTTTTCTACATCCTCCTATGGTGA
- the rnf180b gene encoding E3 ubiquitin-protein ligase RNF180 isoform X2 → MMCYKRFVGKPVVKKIQHQASGPVGIREESLILRCKKCRRCVVDSSCLLSTSAEAGCTVWHVDVDALPDWILSVINQVHWTTGKLNCQHCGARLGGFNLLNCSRCPCGHDTNVHFIKSRVDQVVKHLVYLSRPGTARVHTGFQVKPRDLEGPEDRTLGGDPHQVTTNGLNPEPELLSRQIQAPHFDGEPSVISPHSPHLSLPLIRPVNEEVKEAAAHDPDRNARLTPTELSDYLENQDVPVDSFSAPTQNTVTGEPDLSDSVTEEPQDRPCSTPVQMLTKRERNRLKSLRRKQRKKERWIQRQLEEKSVSWNQSSSDEEEKEGCMCAVCLDVYYKPYMCQPCSHVFCEPCLRTLAKSRASSTPCPLCRTLISHVIFQEELHQHTRSHFPKEYCMRNETFQKTNYSKWPLPSCPKHFHILWGLQRHRASAGQWQFPLRTLGLNILELGDMRGWTFQSDMVTFIFSFHWVLSTFIVLCGLFYILLW, encoded by the exons ATGATGTGTTACAAACGGTTTGTCGGAAAGCCAGTTGTGAAAaag ATACAGCACCAAGCATCAGGCCCTGTTGGAATCCGAGAGGAAAGCTTGATCCTTCGCTGTAAAAAGTGCCGGAGATGTGTTGTAGACTCTTCGTGCCTGCTTTCA ACCTCAGCAGAGGCTGGATGCACAGTGTGGCATGTGGATGTTGATGCATTACCTGATTGGATCTTGTCCGTTATTAATCAG GTTCACTGGACGACAGGGAAACTGAACTGCCAGCACTGTGGAGCACGCCTTGGTGGTTTCAACTTACTAAATTGTTCACGCTGTCCCTGTGGACACGACACAAACGTGCACTTCATCAAAAGCCGTGTTGATCAGGTTGTAAAGCATCTGGTTTACTTAAGCAGACCAGGCACAGCTAGAGTACACACAGGGTTTCAGGTTAAACCCAGAGATTTAGAAGGACCAGAGGACAGAACCCTGGGCGGTGATCCACATCAAGTCACTACTAATGGACTGAACCCAGAGCCTGAACTCCTGAGCAGACAAATACAAGCACCTCATTTTGACGGTGAGCCGTCTGTCATCTCTCCACACAGTCCTCACCTTTCTTTGCCTCTCATTCGTCCTGTAAACGAGGAAGTGAAAGAGGCAGCGGCTCATGATCCTGACCGAAACGCAAGACTGACACCGACAGAGCTGTCAGATTATCTGGAGAACCAGGACGTTCCTGTTGATTCCTTTTCAGCACCTACTCAGAACACGGTCACGGGAGAACCAGACCTCAGCGATAGTGTTACAGAGGAACCACAGGACCGTCCCTGCTCAACGCCTGTGCAGATGTTGACCAAAAGGGAGAGGAATCGCTTGAAGAGCTTGaggagaaaacagagaaagaaagaacgctGGATTCAGAGACAGCTTGAAGAGAAG agtGTGAGCTGGAATCAGTCTAGCAGtgatgaagaggagaaggagggatgcatgtgtgctgtgtgtctggaTGTGTACTACAAGCCCTACATGTGTCAGCCCTGCAGCCATGTGTTCTGTGAGCCCTGTTTGAGGACGCTGGCGAAGAGCAGGGCCAGCAGCACACCATGTCCTCTCTGCAGAACTCTGATATCACACGTGATCTTCCAGGAAG AGCTTCACCAACACACCAGAAGCCACTTCCCCAAAGAATACTGTATGAGAAATGAGACTTTCCAGAAGACCAACTATTCCAAATGGCCCCTGCCCAGCTGTCCCAagcattttcacattttatggG GACTGCAGAGACACAGAGCCTCGGCTGGTCAGTGGCAGTTCCCACTCAGAACGCTGGGACTAAACATTCTGGAGCTGGGAGACATGAGGGGCTGGACTTTTCAGTCTGATATGGTCACCTTCATCTTCTCTTTCCACTGGGTGCTTTCCACTTTTATTGTCTTGTGTGGCCTTTTCTACATCCTCCTATGGTGA
- the htr1ab gene encoding 5-hydroxytryptamine (serotonin) receptor 1A b → MDETENASSLFQNDSNLEDQNDKVSLTDKVPLSYQISTSVLIGALILCSVFGNACVVAAIALERSLQNVANYLIGSLAVTDLMVSVLVLPMACLYQVLDKWTLGQVACDIFISLDVLCCTSSILHLCAIALDRYWAITEPIDYMKKRTLKRAAVLIGATWLVGFLISVPPMLIMKSQPKSKAEGMANPEACAISHDPWYTIYSTFCAFYIPLILMLVLYGRIFKAARFRIRKTVRRTEKKKVTCLTVSPALFKRASGEPGKSWRSSVEPKPASCVNGAVKHTDDGESVEIVEVHGNSKHDLPLPNTPSSAPVFENRHEKNTEAKRKLALARERKTVKTLGIIMGTFILCWLPFFIKALVMPFCPSCQMPVWLQDVINWLGYSNSLLNPIIYAYFNKDFQSAFQKIIKCHFCRK, encoded by the coding sequence ATGGACGAAACAGAGAACGCGTCTTCGTTGTTCCAAAACGACAGCAATCTAGAGGACCAAAATGATAAAGTGTCGCTGACAGATAAGGTGCCTCTGAGTTATCAAATATCGACGTCTGTGCTGATCGGCGCGCTTATCCTATGTTCGGTGTTTGGAAACGCGTGCGTCGTGGCTGCCATAGCTTTGGAGAGGTCACTCCAAAACGTGGCCAACTATCTAATCGGATCTCTTGCCGTGACAGACCTTATGGTTTCGGTACTCGTCCTGCCTATGGCATGCCTCTACCAAGTTCTGGACAAATGGACACTCGGGCAGGTCGCATGCGACATATTTATCTCGCTGGACGTTCTGTGTTGCACGTCTTCGATTTTGCATCTGTGCGCCATTGCGCTGGACCGCTACTGGGCGATCACCGAGCCTATAGACTATATGAAAAAGAGGACGCTGAAACGTGCGGCGGTTCTGATCGGCGCTACGTGGCTAGTGGGCTTCTTGATTTCTGTACCGCCTATGCTGATTATGAAATCGCAGCCCAAAAGCAAAGCAGAAGGCATGGCCAACCCAGAAGCGTGCGCGATCAGTCACGACCCGTGGTACACCATTTACTCAACATTCTGCGCTTTTTACATCCCGCTCATCCTCATGCTCGTGTTGTACGGGCGCATATTCAAAGCGGCAAGGTTTCGGATCCGCAAGACGGTACGCaggacagagaagaaaaaagtcaCATGCTTGACTGTGTCCCCGGCGCTTTTTAAGCGCGCCAGCGGAGAGCCTGGGAAAAGCTGGAGGAGCAGCGTGGAGCCCAAGCCGGCGTCGTGCGTCAACGGCGCGGTGAAGCACACGGACGACGGCGAGTCTGTGGAGATCGTGGAAGTTCACGGCAATTCAAAGCACGACCTGCCTTTGCCTAACACACCGAGCTCGGCGCCGGTCTTCGAGAACCGACACGAAAAAAACACGGAGGCAAAGAGGAAACTTGCGCTGGCGCGGGAGCGCAAAACCGTTAAGACGCTGGGGATCATCATGGGCACGTTCATCCTGTGCTGGCTgccttttttcatcaaagcccTAGTGATGCCCTTCTGCCCGTCGTGCCAGATGCCCGTGTGGCTCCAGGACGTGATCAACTGGCTCGGCTACTCCAACTCGCTGCTCAACCCCATCATTTACGCATACTTCAACAAGGACTTCCAAAGCGCCTTCCAAAAAATCATCAAATGTCATTTTTGTCGAAAATAA